One region of Schistocerca gregaria isolate iqSchGreg1 chromosome 7, iqSchGreg1.2, whole genome shotgun sequence genomic DNA includes:
- the LOC126281300 gene encoding uncharacterized protein LOC126281300, translating into MFSLLLLVLPLLAEGASTESVGCVLPAASTETFYMTTEEKPWYQQYQYQVPGLFDLGCVTYVQSPGESDTEMYLTGNFSKAPLFPLNSYVSVTGNKLDKVYEGVWESLLSGPYNVVYSHEDFIMDHYCFLGYEMAQIFTTVKEPSDELMELIWEVVSNHTEVDKSKFKKVVC; encoded by the exons ATGTTTTCGCTGCTGCTCCTGGTGCTGCCCTTGCTGGCGGAGGGTGCTTCCACAGAGAGTGTGGGCTGTGTACTGCCAGCTGCCTCCACTGAGACGTTCTACATGACTACC GAGGAGAAGCCGTGGTACCAGCAGTACCAGTACCAGGTACCCGGCCTGTTTGACCTGGGCTGCGTCACGTACGTCCAGTCTCCTGGGGAGAGCGACACCGAGATGTACCTCACTGGCAACTTCAGCAAAGCGCCTCT CTTTCCTCTGAACAGCTATGTGTCAGTCACTGGAAACAAGCTCGACAAGGTCTATGAAGGCGTAT gGGAATCTCTACTGAGCGGACCATATAATGTAGTGTACTCGCACGAGGATTTCATCATGGACCACTACTGCTTTCTCGGATATG AAATGGCTCAAATCTTCACAACTGTCAAGGAACCTAGCGACGAGTTGATGGAGCTGATATGGGAAGTTGTCAGTAATCACACTGAAGTGGACAAGTCTAAATTTAAGAAAGTGGTCTGTTAA